A single window of Alkalispirochaeta americana DNA harbors:
- a CDS encoding HEAT repeat domain-containing protein, whose protein sequence is MKMKYLLLGLLLMAPLWIIAEEQEGAPSRTIEDLFLSQDIELQILRSQALGTDPEMKRLALRSIRAMVEQGAASDGVYVVLEALASEGVSRQVRSQGSIVNNFPLIRREATELLGQVGGERAKNTLLRVLRDDPEVVVLAEAAYALGSIGLNDNREVSDYLVHTLLRENARATPDNNLAYSIIISLERLSDANGGLADPEVLNALIETASSPYIRTVRMRAVDAIVNMRDHGR, encoded by the coding sequence ATGAAAATGAAATATCTGTTGCTTGGTCTGTTGCTGATGGCGCCTCTTTGGATTATTGCGGAGGAACAGGAAGGTGCTCCGAGTAGAACAATTGAGGATCTCTTCCTGAGTCAGGATATCGAGCTTCAGATTCTTCGGAGCCAGGCTCTTGGAACGGATCCCGAAATGAAGCGTCTGGCGCTTCGGAGCATACGGGCCATGGTCGAGCAGGGGGCCGCCTCTGACGGAGTGTATGTGGTGCTGGAGGCGCTTGCCTCCGAGGGTGTTTCCCGACAGGTGCGCTCCCAGGGATCAATCGTGAACAATTTCCCCTTGATCCGTCGTGAGGCCACGGAGCTTCTGGGCCAGGTCGGGGGAGAGCGGGCAAAAAACACCCTTCTCCGTGTCCTTCGTGATGATCCCGAGGTGGTGGTCCTTGCTGAAGCTGCCTACGCCTTGGGTTCAATCGGGCTAAACGACAACAGAGAGGTATCGGATTATCTGGTCCACACCCTGTTGCGGGAAAATGCCCGGGCCACGCCTGACAACAACCTGGCCTACTCGATCATTATTTCTCTGGAGCGTCTCTCCGACGCAAACGGCGGGTTGGCCGATCCCGAAGTCCTTAACGCGCTGATCGAGACAGCTTCAAGCCCGTACATACGGACAGTGCGAATGCGGGCTGTCGATGCTATCGTGAACATGAGGGATCACGGTCGCTGA
- a CDS encoding SanA/YdcF family protein translates to MSHRLISLLSTVWRVVRLGVLFVLLVVFFSHAVVKHAAEGKILTDPRDLPADSVILLLGTSRYTRSGAPNQFFHHRIQAVAKAYETGKVLAIVASGDNSSVGYNEPLSMYNALREAGVASSVIVLDYAGLRTLDSVWRMQQVFGQERFVIVSQPFHVERALFIAAHRGVDAIGLAAEDATGVLHVYVRLREYLARVQAVLDVYLFRTEPGKPKGSFPIEFSPFFDVESAS, encoded by the coding sequence ATGTCGCACCGTCTGATATCTCTCCTCTCCACCGTCTGGAGGGTGGTGCGGCTGGGAGTGCTCTTTGTGCTCCTGGTGGTCTTTTTTTCTCACGCCGTGGTGAAGCACGCTGCAGAGGGGAAGATTCTCACTGACCCCCGGGATCTCCCGGCCGACTCGGTTATTCTGCTTCTGGGGACAAGCCGATACACCCGATCAGGGGCGCCAAACCAGTTTTTTCACCACCGGATTCAGGCTGTTGCCAAGGCCTACGAGACGGGAAAAGTTCTTGCTATCGTCGCCAGCGGAGACAATTCGAGCGTTGGCTATAACGAACCACTGAGCATGTATAACGCGTTGCGCGAGGCTGGTGTGGCCTCATCGGTGATTGTCCTGGATTATGCAGGGCTTCGCACCCTTGATTCGGTGTGGCGAATGCAACAGGTCTTCGGGCAGGAGCGGTTTGTGATTGTCTCCCAGCCCTTTCACGTTGAGCGAGCGCTCTTCATCGCGGCTCATCGTGGAGTCGATGCGATCGGTCTTGCTGCCGAGGATGCCACCGGGGTTCTTCACGTCTACGTGCGTTTGAGAGAATATCTTGCCAGGGTTCAGGCAGTGCTTGATGTGTATCTCTTCAGGACCGAGCCCGGAAAGCCGAAGGGCAGTTTTCCCATTGAGTTTTCCCCGTTTTTTGACGTAGAATCCGCCTCATGA
- a CDS encoding PP2C family protein-serine/threonine phosphatase, whose translation MVNNITVSSAGVLFFFSLSLVAIFVFFSRICNREDVRPLILAALIILLRDGIIWFAPLSPPVRKLFLVWGMTGGFLCLIVWTGLYRRTNRTLWTAIGVTLGVGLLCLLFPSGIYRRSFFLPPILAGLAGIALFRVDRYNLASAQDVEDMRPYLGTALVVSAVSLLLWPLASGRFQIALLLAGTAPFWTAGVALFPSSVRAFQREVRFQQQNTDYIFDFMSKIGDLRERDTHLILPPALETILRATHADCGAVVTEVEGELRIRAVHGFFPPPVPIPDIVKTKPLALRNYLEQIPLGFATPLWGEVLKTGTPLLIPEARKNPALAVHAEDRVLHLRSFMTLPLVINQRVSGLVSIARRDNPQLFNRADLSRAQSMVNFVALAMENYEAYARLLKARRLERDLEIASTIQESFLAPADVSASGADIAAVCRPVRGVGGDYYDIVSLDGDRVALIVGDVAGKGVPAALVMMIVRTAARLALEETCDAGEVLRMINAAVSGSVGEDRFATVGIVIINTARGEAVVASAGHHPLLLVSPEGRVQGEFDVEGLPVGIEPNVRYPSRTISFPAGSWGILYTDGFLEAVNRQGDEFGLQRLIEAVQNEAEALVEAGRSGARAVLNGVVSSVSAFAEGTPAQDDMTMIVFRG comes from the coding sequence ATGGTCAACAATATTACTGTTTCGTCTGCCGGGGTCCTTTTCTTTTTCTCTCTCTCCCTTGTTGCAATTTTTGTGTTTTTTTCCCGTATCTGCAACCGTGAGGACGTCAGGCCGCTGATTCTTGCGGCTCTGATCATTCTTCTGCGTGATGGGATCATCTGGTTTGCCCCTCTTTCTCCTCCAGTCCGGAAGCTCTTTCTTGTCTGGGGGATGACCGGCGGGTTTCTTTGCCTCATCGTATGGACAGGCCTCTATCGGCGGACAAACAGGACGCTCTGGACGGCGATCGGTGTCACTCTTGGGGTGGGGCTTCTGTGTCTGCTCTTTCCCTCGGGAATCTACCGGCGGTCTTTTTTTCTGCCACCGATTCTGGCAGGTCTTGCCGGAATCGCTCTTTTCAGGGTTGATCGGTACAATCTTGCCTCGGCCCAGGATGTTGAGGATATGCGTCCGTATTTGGGGACAGCTCTCGTGGTGAGTGCCGTTTCGCTTCTGTTATGGCCTCTGGCGTCGGGGCGGTTTCAGATCGCGTTGCTCCTGGCGGGGACGGCGCCCTTCTGGACCGCTGGAGTTGCGCTTTTCCCCAGTTCAGTCAGGGCCTTCCAGCGGGAAGTTCGTTTTCAGCAGCAAAACACCGATTACATCTTCGACTTCATGTCGAAGATAGGAGATCTTCGGGAGAGGGATACCCATCTGATTCTTCCTCCCGCTCTGGAAACAATACTGCGAGCTACCCATGCTGACTGCGGTGCCGTGGTTACCGAAGTGGAGGGAGAGCTCCGTATTCGTGCCGTGCACGGTTTCTTTCCTCCTCCCGTGCCGATTCCTGATATCGTGAAGACAAAACCCCTTGCCCTGCGGAACTACCTGGAACAGATCCCTCTGGGATTTGCTACACCGCTGTGGGGGGAGGTCCTGAAAACAGGAACTCCTTTACTCATCCCGGAGGCGCGCAAAAATCCTGCCCTGGCGGTACACGCCGAGGACCGGGTGTTGCATCTGCGTTCGTTCATGACCCTTCCCCTGGTCATCAATCAACGTGTATCGGGGCTTGTGTCGATCGCCCGCCGGGACAATCCCCAGCTTTTTAACCGGGCCGATCTCTCGCGGGCCCAGAGCATGGTGAACTTTGTTGCCCTTGCCATGGAGAACTATGAGGCGTACGCACGCCTTCTCAAGGCTCGGCGGCTCGAACGCGATCTGGAAATTGCCTCGACCATACAGGAGTCTTTTCTCGCTCCAGCTGATGTGAGTGCCTCCGGAGCTGATATTGCGGCCGTGTGTCGTCCCGTTCGGGGTGTGGGTGGTGATTATTACGATATCGTTTCCCTCGATGGCGATCGGGTCGCTCTCATTGTGGGCGATGTGGCTGGCAAGGGAGTTCCTGCTGCCCTGGTGATGATGATCGTCCGCACAGCTGCCCGGCTGGCCCTGGAAGAAACCTGCGATGCAGGAGAGGTTCTTCGCATGATTAACGCAGCCGTGAGTGGCAGCGTCGGAGAGGACCGTTTTGCCACGGTGGGCATTGTGATCATCAATACTGCCCGTGGCGAGGCCGTGGTAGCAAGCGCCGGCCACCACCCCCTCCTGCTGGTAAGCCCCGAGGGAAGGGTTCAGGGAGAATTCGATGTGGAAGGGTTGCCGGTGGGTATTGAACCAAACGTGCGATATCCTTCCAGGACAATTTCCTTTCCAGCGGGTTCCTGGGGTATTCTGTATACCGATGGATTCCTGGAAGCAGTCAACCGCCAGGGTGACGAGTTTGGGCTTCAGCGGTTGATTGAGGCTGTTCAAAACGAGGCAGAAGCTCTGGTTGAGGCCGGAAGATCCGGCGCCCGAGCGGTTCTCAACGGGGTTGTTTCGTCGGTCTCAGCCTTCGCGGAAGGAACCCCCGCCCAGGACGACATGACCATGATCGTCTTTCGCGGGTAG
- a CDS encoding fumarylacetoacetate hydrolase family protein encodes MKKVLNLPCAGGGTYAVQPEKVIALGLNYREHIQESLSVKVRGFGTDEPPEPVLFPKLPSSIIGPHEAIRLPLILDDYSFEEERTDYEGELAIIIGRDGFDISPARAGEYIFGFTCANDVSQRNLQNGDRSGWFRGKSFDTFLPLGPRIVSSRDIPNPQDLEIVTRCNGRVVQRGSTAQMITPIAEIISFVSRNFTLREGDIILTGTPAGVGPLIHNDVIEVEIEGIGLLKNPVLDPRHN; translated from the coding sequence ATGAAGAAGGTTCTGAATCTTCCCTGCGCAGGAGGGGGAACATATGCCGTTCAACCCGAGAAGGTCATCGCCTTGGGTCTGAACTACCGTGAGCATATTCAGGAAAGCCTCTCGGTCAAGGTTCGCGGCTTTGGAACCGATGAGCCCCCCGAGCCGGTTCTCTTTCCCAAGTTGCCCTCATCCATTATTGGTCCTCACGAGGCAATCCGTCTGCCCTTGATTCTGGATGACTATTCCTTCGAGGAGGAACGGACCGATTACGAGGGAGAGCTGGCGATCATAATTGGTCGGGACGGTTTTGATATTTCTCCGGCCAGGGCCGGGGAGTATATCTTCGGATTCACCTGCGCGAATGACGTGTCCCAGCGCAATCTTCAAAATGGAGATCGTTCAGGGTGGTTCCGGGGCAAGTCTTTCGACACCTTTCTGCCCCTGGGGCCCCGGATTGTTTCTTCCCGCGATATCCCGAACCCCCAGGACCTTGAGATAGTGACGCGGTGCAACGGCCGTGTGGTGCAAAGAGGGTCCACAGCCCAGATGATTACACCCATTGCTGAAATAATCTCCTTCGTCTCACGAAATTTCACGCTTCGTGAGGGTGATATCATCCTCACGGGCACTCCTGCGGGGGTAGGCCCTCTTATACACAATGATGTGATCGAGGTGGAGATCGAAGGGATCGGCCTCCTGAAAAACCCTGTTCTCGATCCCCGGCACAATTAG
- a CDS encoding thymidine kinase translates to MDSNYRSFFETLGLPKLHVHHPINHFDFRRPGRVILVVGPMGSGKTGFAAQVWRDSRVVLKKSDSVRTLTQLQGSEADLRNVFFLRSRLDKRRFAEAPEDVLSYRGGCEKLGAAIADIATSYELEQIVDDHPETGTWILDEASFYDERIAYAIRRLTVERGLVFILPTLILNFRNALFNDTAGLLLDAAQDVFPLTAYCEHPSCLEDSSYTYRYYLRRGVECPALYFDPLIIVGGDQTHDDGLEPNYETRCGAHHVLPGKEYTYLILKPLGERAAAGAPGPLREELMLLHQDPNSSALGQWIYQHHREETERDQLCRNALLVPCLAERALVYLFAERNLISEQALRGLVNDLGLDKIFLAQRLTDNRRPLTFPDAPPGAESAGTGKKEPREKFDTKGISCP, encoded by the coding sequence ATGGATTCAAACTACCGTTCTTTCTTCGAGACCTTGGGATTGCCAAAGCTTCACGTGCACCATCCGATCAATCACTTCGATTTTCGTCGGCCAGGGCGCGTGATTCTGGTGGTGGGCCCCATGGGGTCAGGCAAGACCGGCTTCGCTGCCCAGGTCTGGCGCGATTCCCGGGTGGTCTTGAAGAAAAGCGATTCTGTCCGGACCCTCACACAGCTTCAGGGATCAGAGGCGGATCTTCGCAACGTCTTCTTTCTTCGATCTCGTCTGGACAAGCGCCGTTTTGCTGAAGCTCCTGAGGATGTTCTGAGCTACCGGGGAGGATGCGAAAAGCTGGGAGCAGCCATCGCCGACATTGCTACCTCCTACGAACTGGAGCAAATTGTAGATGATCATCCCGAGACGGGAACCTGGATACTTGATGAAGCATCGTTCTATGATGAACGTATTGCCTACGCTATTCGACGGCTTACGGTGGAGCGCGGGCTGGTCTTTATCTTGCCCACCCTGATTCTTAACTTTCGCAACGCCCTCTTTAACGATACGGCGGGGCTTCTGCTGGATGCCGCTCAGGATGTCTTCCCTCTCACGGCCTATTGTGAGCATCCATCGTGCCTGGAAGATTCCAGTTATACCTATCGCTATTATCTGCGAAGAGGGGTGGAGTGCCCGGCTCTTTATTTTGATCCGCTGATCATTGTGGGTGGAGACCAAACGCATGACGATGGGCTCGAGCCGAACTATGAGACCCGTTGCGGTGCGCACCATGTCCTCCCCGGCAAGGAATACACCTACCTTATCCTGAAGCCTCTGGGTGAGCGGGCTGCTGCAGGTGCTCCCGGACCGCTTCGGGAGGAGCTGATGCTCCTCCACCAGGATCCAAACAGTTCCGCGCTGGGTCAATGGATTTACCAGCATCACCGGGAAGAGACCGAGCGGGACCAGTTGTGCAGGAATGCCCTGCTCGTGCCCTGTCTGGCCGAACGTGCGCTGGTATACCTTTTTGCAGAACGCAACTTGATCAGCGAACAGGCGCTACGGGGTCTTGTGAATGATCTTGGTCTGGACAAAATCTTTCTTGCCCAGCGCCTTACTGATAATAGGAGACCCCTTACGTTCCCTGATGCGCCCCCCGGAGCAGAATCCGCTGGTACAGGGAAAAAGGAACCCCGAGAAAAGTTCGATACGAAAGGAATCTCTTGCCCATGA